The proteins below are encoded in one region of Salmo salar chromosome ssa02, Ssal_v3.1, whole genome shotgun sequence:
- the LOC106596181 gene encoding neural cell adhesion molecule 1-like isoform X2, which translates to MNMGVMGKGAVAGIVIVIFLVLLIAVDATCCYTNRCGMLMFLAVKLFGQKVPGMKTVEEGDGTSNGKTSPSGDPATEA; encoded by the exons ATGAATATGGGTGTGATGGGGAAAGGGGCTGTGGCAGGCATTGTCATAGTCATCTTCTTGGTGCTACTGATCGCTGTGGACGCCACCTGTTGCTATACCAACCGCTGTGGCATGCTGATGTTCCTGGCTGTCAAGCTGTTTGGGCAGAAGGTTCCTGGGATGAAGACTGTGGAGGAGGGTGACGGCACCTCTAATGG GAAAACGTCCCCCAGTGGAGATCCTGCCACAGAGGCCTGA
- the LOC106596181 gene encoding neural cell adhesion molecule 1-like isoform X1, producing the protein MNMGVMGKGAVAGIVIVIFLVLLIAVDATCCYTNRCGMLMFLAVKLFGQKVPGMKTVEEGDGTSNGDLKLNRLGIARDSIPKLQTQNGANNGLQAEVMYDKAPLTKF; encoded by the exons ATGAATATGGGTGTGATGGGGAAAGGGGCTGTGGCAGGCATTGTCATAGTCATCTTCTTGGTGCTACTGATCGCTGTGGACGCCACCTGTTGCTATACCAACCGCTGTGGCATGCTGATGTTCCTGGCTGTCAAGCTGTTTGGGCAGAAGGTTCCTGGGATGAAGACTGTGGAGGAGGGTGACGGCACCTCTAATGG AGACTTGAAGTTGAATAGGCTTGGCATAGCAAGGGATAGCATCCCAAAATTGCAGACACAAAATGGAGCAAATAATGGGTTGCAGGCGGAGGTCATGTACGACAAAGCACCCCTCACCAAATTTTGA
- the LOC106578359 gene encoding B-cell receptor CD22-like isoform X1 — MHCQYILQISLLTLISLPVLSLKLNENGPVKKRDNVILACTSTCKLPQMEFLWFKDGRPLSGVPGGQYPLGPLSPNDTGCYSCALGQGISTPILLDVRYAPRDVSVKVSPSPEVVNGSRLTMTCSNNANPAAQTYIWFQRSGPLTSLRLGMGKEHTFKEIDSDDSGLYFCMAQNALGSQNSTDLECIFRISPFNDGPGSIWGSFPCHSSDCGAQHLHKKNWNRAEKKLPTKQVPQIQKSTLSTPEDIYENMRRSVKPITDPDDMNYAELNISPAPSPM, encoded by the exons TCTTATCCCTAAAGTTAAATGAAAATGGCCCTGTTAAGAAGAGAGATAATGTCATCCTGGCCTGCACCTCCACCTGTAAACTTCCTCAAATGGAGTTCCTCTGGTTTAAAGATGGCCGCCCACTCTCTGGTGTCCCTGGTGGGCAGTATCCTCTAGGTCCACTTTCCCCTAATGACACTGGGTGCTACTCCTGTGCTCTGGGGCAAGGCATATCTACACCAATACTGCTGGATGTGAGAT ATGCTCCAAGGGACGTTTCTGTTAAGGTCAGCCCGAGCCCCGAGGTAGTGAACGGCAGTCGTCTGACTATGACCTGCAGCAATAACGCCAACCCTGCAGCACAGACCTACATCTGGTTTCAGAGGTCAGGACCGCTAACTTCACTAAGATTAGGGATGGGGAAAGAACACACCTTCAAAGAAATAGATTCTGATGACAGTGGACTGTACTTCTGTATGGCCCAGAATGCCCTTGGATCACAGAACTCTACAGACCTGGAG TGTATTTTCAGAATCAGCCCATTTAATGATGGTCCTGGCAGCATTTGGGGCTCTTTTCCTTGTCACAGCAGTGATTGTGGTGCTCAACATTTACATAAAAAG AATTGGAACAGGGCTGAGAAGAAGCTTCCGACCAAACAAGTCCCCCAG ATACAAAAATCAACATTGTCTACACCAGAGGACATCTATGAAAACATGAGACGGTCAGTCAAGCCGATCACTGATCCTGATGACATGAACTACGCAGAGCTCAATATCAGCCCTGCTCCTTCACCCATGTAA
- the LOC106578359 gene encoding B-cell receptor CD22-like isoform X2 translates to MHCQYILQISLLTLISLPVLSLKLNENGPVKKRDNVILACTSTCKLPQMEFLWFKDGRPLSGVPGGQYPLGPLSPNDTGCYSCALGQGISTPILLDVRYAPRDVSVKVSPSPEVVNGSRLTMTCSNNANPAAQTYIWFQSVFSESAHLMMVLAAFGALFLVTAVIVVLNIYIKRIGTGLRRSFRPNKSPRYKNQHCLHQRTSMKT, encoded by the exons TCTTATCCCTAAAGTTAAATGAAAATGGCCCTGTTAAGAAGAGAGATAATGTCATCCTGGCCTGCACCTCCACCTGTAAACTTCCTCAAATGGAGTTCCTCTGGTTTAAAGATGGCCGCCCACTCTCTGGTGTCCCTGGTGGGCAGTATCCTCTAGGTCCACTTTCCCCTAATGACACTGGGTGCTACTCCTGTGCTCTGGGGCAAGGCATATCTACACCAATACTGCTGGATGTGAGAT ATGCTCCAAGGGACGTTTCTGTTAAGGTCAGCCCGAGCCCCGAGGTAGTGAACGGCAGTCGTCTGACTATGACCTGCAGCAATAACGCCAACCCTGCAGCACAGACCTACATCTGGTTTCAGAG TGTATTTTCAGAATCAGCCCATTTAATGATGGTCCTGGCAGCATTTGGGGCTCTTTTCCTTGTCACAGCAGTGATTGTGGTGCTCAACATTTACATAAAAAG AATTGGAACAGGGCTGAGAAGAAGCTTCCGACCAAACAAGTCCCCCAG ATACAAAAATCAACATTGTCTACACCAGAGGACATCTATGAAAACATGA